A single region of the Methanomicrobia archaeon genome encodes:
- a CDS encoding stage II sporulation protein M, which produces MGEELELRGYLYSLRFYILFVCILFAGAIAMGYMGFLSEVFSESLAWLEQLSEGIEDFTELYPSWILFIAFFFVIFINNAFTCFLNVITGPLLGIFPLFSAVINGGLLGWLAREEGLLVFLAVVPHGMFELPAYFISVAIGLKLAREALKPRRERQLRITLVEGLRVYLRLILPLLFIAALIESGLIVLSILLVP; this is translated from the coding sequence ATGGGAGAAGAACTAGAACTGCGAGGATATCTTTATTCTCTGCGATTTTATATCCTCTTCGTTTGTATCCTTTTCGCTGGTGCCATTGCCATGGGGTATATGGGGTTCCTGAGCGAGGTATTCAGCGAGTCGCTAGCGTGGCTTGAGCAGCTCAGTGAGGGTATCGAGGATTTCACCGAGTTGTATCCTTCATGGATCCTTTTTATTGCCTTCTTCTTCGTGATTTTCATCAATAACGCCTTCACCTGCTTTCTTAATGTGATAACCGGGCCGCTCTTGGGCATTTTCCCGCTCTTCTCCGCGGTGATCAATGGCGGGCTACTTGGCTGGCTGGCGCGCGAAGAGGGTTTGCTTGTCTTTCTCGCCGTGGTGCCGCATGGCATGTTTGAACTCCCCGCCTATTTCATCAGCGTGGCGATCGGTTTGAAACTAGCACGCGAAGCGTTGAAGCCGAGAAGGGAGCGGCAGTTACGAATAACGCTGGTTGAGGGCTTGCGGGTGTATCTCCGCTTGATTTTACCGCTGCTTTTCATTGCTGCGCTCATTGAGTCGGGATTGA